GCTAAGATTGGTGACTTTGATCTTCTCTTTGAGCCACTTTTGTACTGTTTCCTTCTTGGAACAAGCTATAAATGCTGTCCTTGTTGTCTGAGGCATGAAAACAAAGTTAGACATGCATCTGAACTCGTCGCTCCAGTCAAGCAACCACTCCTGGTTCTTGACTGTCGCGAAACATAGCGTCCTAGGACTGAAGTCAGACAAACTGCTGAGAGAGGTCACTCCCTTTCGGACAACAAACTTGATAATCGGGACTTTCACCATCTTTGTCCCTTGAAACATGGACTGCCAATTCTCAGCTACGAACAGAAGAACCTCAACGTAAGTATCTTCCGACACGCTCCTCACTAGGTCACACCCCTGGATGCACTTAGCGTACCACTCGTTGCTGACTTGCTTCAAACCCAAGAAGTCAAGAACGTCATCGTTCTCCGCTCTGTCAAAAGAAGAATCCAACACGTAGATACCATGAGACGATATGTTGTTCAAACTCGCCTTCTCACTTCTCGCTTTCACCAAGATGTCCCAGAAAGCGGAAACCAGACGACCAACTTCACACGGTCTGTGGAATAGCTTCTGTCCTGAATGCGAGACGCTTGGTACAATTTCCTCTGCACAGACCTTGGCCTTGATAGAGTCTCTCACAACGTTCAGCTTGGGGTAGCTAGATTGCTTCACAGGCAAGAAGTTAAAAGCGGGAAGCAAGCTGGAGACAGGAGCGTCAGTCTTCTTCACCAAGGAAGTGAACGCGTTGACAAAAGCAAACGGCACACAGTTGAGGATCCCTTGGTTCCATATGTCATCAAGCAGTATGGTCTCTCTGGAGGATGCTAAGATGAAGTCAGCTTGAATGATGAAAGGTAAGTTGGTGACCATCTCTGTTGGGAGAAAGGCGTAGATACCAGGAGAGCTGTCGCCGCGGCCAAGACGCTCTCCGAAGGGAAACGCTAAAGTGATCACCCAGTCCTCAACTTCGGATCTTCTTTCGACACGATTCTCATGTCTCACTGGGAACTTCTGCCTCCACATGTAGTAACTGCACTGCTTCTCGGAATTGGTTTCGCAAGCGGAGAGGTGGATGGTGTAGGACTCAGCGTCAATGCTCTTCCTCGTCATGAAGTCAGTCTCGCTCACGATACCGATTGAGTTGACTGTGCTGAGGTTTGGATTCTGGCAGTGTTCTCTAATGGAGAGACGCTTGATCTTGGAGAGGAACAGGAGAACTTCAGGGTGAACGCTAGAGAGTTGTTCCTTAACCGGCTTGACTTTGTCACTTTTTAACGGCAAGATGATGGTTGTGGTCGGAAGAGAAGAACCGGAGCCGTAAATCCTTTGTATGTCGGCAGGAGAAGGATGCTGGTCAACCCACTCGGGAACGATGTAGCCAAGGCTGCAGAAGCTGCAAGGATCCTCATTAAACCGGATTTGGTAGCCTTTGCTGAAGATGTAAGGCCGAGAAGTGATCAGAAACACACTCTTGAAACCGATTCCTGCCAACACGATGGAAACAGAACAGACAATGTAATATTAAGAACAAGGGTTTTGTCTTGAGTTCAATCATAGTAAAAGACAAAAGGATAATACCTTTCTCTCCAATGTATCCACGTTTTCGGTTTCCTTTTTTGGTGGACCTTCCAACACTGCAGATTGACTCAATGTTTTTCTCAGAAAAACCCTTCTCATTGTTGAAGATGAGGAGAGTTGCCGGAGCTCCAGTGGCTGTGATGTCATCCGATGTGATGACAAATTCAAGACATGGATCAATACCTTCAGGGTACTCATTATCCTCAGCGTTCtgcaaaaaaatacaaagaaacaataaaattaatgtCTATCGGCATTAACAAATGTAtagaaagataacaaaaagtttgtTACGTCGTTGATCTTTGTAGCATGTAAAAAAGTCTGCAACTATTTTCTGAACTAAGTTGCATTTACACTTCAAAAGTTAAAACTACAAACAATTTACGTTCATTGGTTTTCTGCAAAAATGTGTGTGCGAGTAAGACCAAACAAAATTCTAACTGTATACAAGAAACCAAGGCCACAATCATATGAAACACGATGAGTACGACTTCACTTCCAGTTCAACATTTTCATATGCATGTTTAGGTTCAACATTTTCATGTAAAACCATTACTTTCTTCTAGCACGCTCAAAACTGTACAGATAAATATCACAAAATagaaaagccgaaataaacagAGAAACAGAGAGGATACTACattagagagaaagagagtaaaCTTACTTGGATAAGCTCCATGAGGAAGTGAACATCCTTAGCGTAGAGTTCAGCGGAGAGGTTCTTCACGGCTTGATGAAGATCCTCCGTCAAAGGATTCTCATCACCGCCGATAGAAAACTTAGTCCTTCGAATCTGATCAATGTGTTGCTTTGCTGCTTCTGccatttttgtttctctttgtgGTGTGGTTTCTTTCTGGGTGTGGTGAagcttttaaataagaaaaggcAACGAAACTTCATGGGGAAGGTAAACTTGGGAACTAAGGAGTCCCTGTAAACGAAACGTTGATGGGGACACACTCTTCGTACGGGGAAAACCAAAAGACTTAAACTTGATTGGTTTCCCGTAAAGGTGTAACGGTACTGTGTTACCACCATTAACTAGCAAAAGTAATGCCACTTCCTAAATCTAAAGTATTAAACTCATTtattccttctctctcttttttaaatGTGTACACATTCCTTTACTCGGTCACGGTCAACTTCTACCGGTATGAAGGAAACTGGAAATGTACAGTAGTAACAGTACCACTCTAATTCGAATTACATCTTCTCAGTCCAATCCCAAACAAAGTCCCTCATCGTcattaacagaaaataataaAAGCATGATTAAAGAAGACAAGGGAAGTAAAACTTCATAGGGAAGGTAAGGAGTCTCTCTATAAACGATGATGGGACACTCTTCGTACGGGGAAACCCAAAAGGCAGTATTGTACTGTGTGTTCCATTAACTAGCAAAAGTAATACCACTTCGTAAACCTAagtatatttataaatcaaattcttccttctttttcgttttttgaATCTCTATTTTTACAAGACCTTCAAAAGTCGCATCTCCTTTAGTTAACCCCTGTCACAGTCAACTTAAACCGGAACTGTACCATAGTAACCGTACCAGTGCAATTCAAAATTACATCTTCTTGATCAAAACCAGGTTCTTCAAGAAGTCACAGACACTAACTACTCTTCTTCATCTACTACAATTTCAATCATTAATCATGAAACagaaaggaaagatcaacaatGCTTCCCTGCATTCTTGGATCTTTTACCATTACCTGAAGAATCAAGTATCAACAAGCTTCTATATTGGTCTTTGTCGTAAATGTACTAATTAAGAGCTAGTCTCTGCGATTCTTCTGTTGTAGTTATCTTGCAAGATTTTGTTTGAGTCACTGATTTGTCTAACTTTCTTCTGCGTCTCTCGCCGTTTCTTTAGCTTGGATAAGCTAAGTGAACCTTCAACTGAAACCATTCATTGATGAGGAAACAACTTTCTATGAATAGAAATCTACGAGTGAAAAGAGGATAAAAAAGAACTATGCTGATGCCATACCTTGCCATTCCCATACAACCTTTTGTTCACCCTTTATGATTTTCGGATATCTATCTATACGTGAATCCTCTTGTATCAACTCCTCAACCTATAAATAAATCAACCACAAATACAAATAACCGTCTCAGGATCCAACATAAAGAGGAAAAGGAGAGATCATGGTTAAGAAAAAACAGGATTGGAGTGTGAGACAAAGCAGGATACCTTAGTCCATAAGAGAggatctcttctttctctagGCAAAAGGAGATGATCACGCAACCGTGATGCTATAACCCAAGGCTCGCAGTTACTGTCTGCAGAGTTCGATGTCACTGCATTCTCTTCCAGGAAGTCACAGACCTAATGtatcaaattcaaaacaaagACTTAGACACAAAGACAATTTGATAATTGATTAATCGAGATTCTGTAGGTGTACCTGGTCGTATAGTTCTTCAACTCTACTTGAAAAACGTCGCTTCCGCTGGATTTTCCTAAGCAATATTGCGCAGGTAACAAGCTGTACATCTCAACACTGTGAACAAGCTTGAAGATGTTGATCAAGTACACTAAACTACTCAAATACATGTTCTTTTTTTCTACGAATAGATTACCATTGCACATGAGGACGAGACGATAACAATGTGCTGTAAAAGCCATTGTTGTACGCGGCAAGTCAAAGGCTTGTAACTTTCCATTAGCGATTCAGAGCACTTCAACTCATCGATCCTTCACATAATATAAAGTAAGAAAATCGTAAGCAACGAAGCAACTTCAAGAGTTAGTCCTATCCAATGATGAAAATACTAACCCATTAGCATTAATCCTTTTCTCTAGCAACTCTGACACAGCTTCCACTGCCTTTGCTTTCACAAAATCGTAAGCAGACTCGTCTAAGTTATCCATGAAACCGCTTATACGTAGCTCATTCCAAACACCATTCTCTGGAACCTAAAAGATAGATGCCTCACAAACTATTACCAAAATGATAATCAACAACACTATAGTCAAAGATGAAGCGGAAACATACCCAAATGGTGTCGGTACCATAGCATTCATTAAGAGCATATGCCTCACAAACCTTTCTCTCGAAATGCCTAACCTGATCAACAACACAACCAAAAGCAAAATGTAATAATCAACAACACAAAcatctaaaatgtttttttctttttttgttctaaagGTTACCAGTTTCTTAGTTGATTCAAAGATAGCTCCATCTTCTATACATAAAGTCCCTTGCTTTCTGTATCCATGATTACATTGCAACTTCCCTTGGTGACATTCCCCATTAACCGGACATGGTTCACACGAATCTGAGACAACGAGATTGAGTTCAGAAAGCGTCAACCATGAAGAAAGACATCAACTTTATGAGTTTTGAGCTTACCCAAATCCGAGTCGACGGAATCTGAGTCGCTGTCGCAGAAAGATTTAGGGTCTGAGCCCAGAAGCTTAGCGAGGAAACTGCAGGTGAATGCTACTGCGCAAGCGATGAGCAAGACCGTGAGGAGTTTAATGAATTCTTCCTTGGAAGGGAAGAAGCTTTGCGGTGGCTCGAGTAGTGATCTGATCGGAGAATGAGAGGATTTAGGGTTTCGTTTTGGGGGTTTGGACTCCGATTTGGGTCGCTTCCTTGGTATCGAATCCATCTTTGAGGGGTTCAGGATGAGAAAATTGAAATCGGAAAATAAGTGTTgagaagaaaggaaaataaaataactaatttcccaaaaaaaaaaacaaattatgtatgTTGACACTTAATCGATGGGCTTCTGTTGACCCATTTTGAACCCGAACTTAATTTTAGGAACATGATTAACGAGAAACATAAAGCTCAACTGTACTCTGTAGAAGAAGCTAAGATTGATTCCGGTCAAGTTCGTTTCTTTCGAGACTCGATTCAGATAAAAATTTAACCAATGTCTGAAAtcatctaaatatattttttgaaatacttAAAAACTAGGTGTTTTACCCGTACATGCGGGCATAAACTTCTTATGAAtacttattagtttatgttttattaatccaaaaccaacataataagttattatttatggttttaaatagttaaatcaaacatcaaaatatttatatatgtcaaattttttttttatcaaaatatatacttactattgtgttaatttaaaaaaaaacacatatattttagaaatagtttagaaaatatatttatataattttttgcttgactaatatttaattatcaattgtttttttatcttaacttttttaacttttataataaaatattattttcagatagcaacacaatatatataagaataatcttattctttataatcaattatttaatgtaacatataacatataaactttatactattaaaataaaatttatttttaactatatataaaattcagcAAAGATATTGTTTAAAAgttgtttttaatataacatagaaatttaatattattaacattcatttttaattatatacaagattcattaaggataattttaaattaatatattaataactcagctaataacaaataataaatcagtgatttagctaaaacctaataaaaacatgacaagtaaacaaaattacctaaaatcatggagaacatgacaaataagcaaaaccacttcataaataatagtatagattaaccaaaagatcaaatatataaattattcaaaaatctaattaaaaccTAGTTAAACTACTTAATCTAACTAAAAAgtgttgaaaataataaataaaacaaactacaaaaaactttaaattacagtaaaaaatctataacttaatacttttttttataacttaatactttataaattttatttaagaaatttcCTTAGATAaccttttttagtttattttcacaaaaataaacctcaaaggaaaaaaataatcaaaaaaaagttatattaaatggtaaatatgcatttataccATTAGAGCTAATTAATCtaagacttagagtttagagtgaatgagttggggtttggggataaattcaagtttttaaaaataaaaaattaaaattaaaattttcaaaataaaaaagactattttaatcattttattttttaagggttatttttgtgacaaaaacttaaaaaaactatttgagagAACTGCCcattttatttttaggtttatatatatttaaagcaAAAATAAGAAGATATTTGATCTATAGTATATATTGACTAAATTTTATAGGtgcagaaaaaaattattatttttattagattactatatatatatatatatatatatatatatatatacaatttgtACCGAAATTTAAATGCATTTTAACTGTAAACtgacaaaataaaattagaaaatttaagaaaaataacaaTAGACTTCAATGAATAAAATCAAGCTATATAAcatattgtttatatttatataaattgtatatactttagttatta
This genomic interval from Brassica napus cultivar Da-Ae chromosome A6, Da-Ae, whole genome shotgun sequence contains the following:
- the BNAA06G35950D gene encoding uncharacterized protein BNAA06G35950D, with product MDSIPRKRPKSESKPPKRNPKSSHSPIRSLLEPPQSFFPSKEEFIKLLTVLLIACAVAFTCSFLAKLLGSDPKSFCDSDSDSVDSDLDSCEPCPVNGECHQGKLQCNHGYRKQGTLCIEDGAIFESTKKLVRHFERKVCEAYALNECYGTDTIWVPENGVWNELRISGFMDNLDESAYDFVKAKAVEAVSELLEKRINANGIDELKCSESLMESYKPLTCRVQQWLLQHIVIVSSSCAMLVTCAILLRKIQRKRRFSSRVEELYDQVCDFLEENAVTSNSADSNCEPWVIASRLRDHLLLPRERRDPLLWTKVEELIQEDSRIDRYPKIIKGEQKVVWEWQVEGSLSLSKLKKRRETQKKVRQISDSNKILQDNYNRRIAETSS